The genomic interval CGTCGTCGCGCGAACGCTGCACGGCCACGTCCTGCAATTCGCCATCTTCCCCTACCGTGATGTTCACCACCACGATCGCCGGCAGCATCGGCGGCAGCTTTCCGCTGAACGTGCGTTCGCTGTTGCGGCGCATGACGTGCTGCGCCACCTCGGCCTTGTAGGCATCGAGCGCATGCCAGGGCTGGGGAACGGGTGCTTCGATCCTCGGGGCGGGGAGTATGGCCGCCGCGATACGCTTCGCCGTGGAAGCGAGGGGCTGGACCGTGCTACATCCGCCCAGGGCTGCCAGTAGAAGAAGGAGAGCGGCCCGGGTGCGGATGGAGGTGGTCATGTCAGTCGAATAATCGTCGCAGTTGGGCGCCCGGGTTGGAAGCGCGCATGAACGCTTCGCCCACCAAAAACGCATGCACGTTCGCCGCGCGCATGCGCGCTACATCGCCTGGCACCATGATTCCCGACTCGGTGACGACCAGGCGTTCGGCCGGAATGTTCGGCAGCAAGCCCAGGGTGGTATCGAGCGTGACCTCGAAGGTGCGCAGGTTGCGGTTGTTGATGCCGAGCAGCGGCGTTTTCAGGCGCAGCGCCGCGGTCAGCTCATCACCGTCATGTACTTCGACCAGCACATCCATGCCGAGTTCCTGGGCACAGGCTTCGAGTTCCGCCATCAGGCCGTGATCGAGCGCGGAGACGATCAGCAGGATGGCATCGGCTCCCATCGCCCGCGCTTCGTAGACCTGGTACATGTCGACGATAAAATCCTTGCGGATGACCGGCAGGTCACAGGCGGCGCGCGCCTGGCGCAGGTAGTCGGCATGACCCTGGAAGAAGTTCACGTCCGTTAGCACCGAGAGGCAGGACGCGCCGCCCTCGGCATAGCTTTCGGCAATCTCGGCCGGACGGAAATCCGCGCGCAGCACGCCTTTCGAGGGCGAGGCCTTCTTGATTTCGGCAATCACCCCGGCGCGGCCGGCGCCGATGTTCTTGCGCAGGCTGGCCCCGAAACCGCGGAGGCCGGTGCGCAGTTCGGTATCGGTTTCGACCTCGCGGCGCAGGCTGGCCAGGTCGCGGTGCTTGCGCGCACTGGCGACTTCGTCGGCTTTGACAGCCAGGATCTTGTTCAGGATATCGGACATGCTTGCTAAAACCTTTTAGTGTTGCTCGGACAGCGCCAGCTTGACGCCAAGCCAGACGAACAGGCCGCCGGTGACCCGCTTCAGCCAGAGCGAGACCGCCGGATTGATTTTCAGGCGCTCGCTCGCCCTGGCGGTGGTCAGCGCCAGCGCGCCGCACCAGAGCATGCCGTTGACGTTGAAAATGCAGCCCAGGACGATGAAGGCGAGTGCCGTGCTCGGCGCGTGGGCGTCGATGAATTGCGGCACGAAGGCAAGGAAGAACAGTGCGACCTTCGGGTTCAGCACATTGGTCAGGAAACCCTGCGAGAAGATGCGGCGGTAGGGCAGGGCGGGCAGCACCGGGGCGGCCGTGGTGCCGTCGGCCTTCCTGCTGCGCAGCAGACCGACGGCCATGGTCAGGATATAAGCCGCGCCAACCAGTTTCACCACCAGGAAGGCGGCGCTTGAGGTCGCCAGGATCGCCGACAAACCCAGGGCCGCGGCGAAGATGTGCACCGGGGTGCCGGCGCCGATGCCCAGCGCCGCGGGCAGCCGGCGCGCCAGCCC from Massilia sp. Se16.2.3 carries:
- a CDS encoding LysE family translocator gives rise to the protein MHIFAAALGLSAILATSSAAFLVVKLVGAAYILTMAVGLLRSRKADGTTAAPVLPALPYRRIFSQGFLTNVLNPKVALFFLAFVPQFIDAHAPSTALAFIVLGCIFNVNGMLWCGALALTTARASERLKINPAVSLWLKRVTGGLFVWLGVKLALSEQH
- the trpC gene encoding indole-3-glycerol phosphate synthase TrpC, which encodes MSDILNKILAVKADEVASARKHRDLASLRREVETDTELRTGLRGFGASLRKNIGAGRAGVIAEIKKASPSKGVLRADFRPAEIAESYAEGGASCLSVLTDVNFFQGHADYLRQARAACDLPVIRKDFIVDMYQVYEARAMGADAILLIVSALDHGLMAELEACAQELGMDVLVEVHDGDELTAALRLKTPLLGINNRNLRTFEVTLDTTLGLLPNIPAERLVVTESGIMVPGDVARMRAANVHAFLVGEAFMRASNPGAQLRRLFD
- a CDS encoding energy transducer TonB codes for the protein MTTSIRTRAALLLLLAALGGCSTVQPLASTAKRIAAAILPAPRIEAPVPQPWHALDAYKAEVAQHVMRRNSERTFSGKLPPMLPAIVVVNITVGEDGELQDVAVQRSRDDGASRVALASMRRSGPLPRPTNLLATHARALTFSETFLFDDQYRFQLRSLAGPQ